Proteins from a genomic interval of Oncorhynchus clarkii lewisi isolate Uvic-CL-2024 chromosome 13, UVic_Ocla_1.0, whole genome shotgun sequence:
- the LOC139424284 gene encoding zinc finger protein 431-like isoform X1 — MSSLSYSLPAKEEEVGWTEKEDLYIVVKEDEEVKNEKEPFGVKEEEGIEAVTVEGEEVEAFRMKKEEEEAITLKEEEDVTVKYEKEPLGVKHEDGIEAVTVEEEEVEAFRMKKEEEEAVKVKEEEEAVIVKEEPFREEEDAVTLKEEEEYFIGKEEKGPFGMKDEEETGDLINTRERPDSHPDRGKSPDPETTKPARPYHCSQCGKRFIQSSHLKEHERIHTGEQPFQCSQCGKSFTNVGNLKTHEMTHTGEKPFHCSQCGKRFTQLGNLKTHEMTHTGEKPYHCSHCGKSFRHSGHLKVHERTHTGEKPYQCSQCGKGFGHSWHLKVHERTHTGEKPYQCSQCGKGFGHSGHLKVHERTHTGEKPYQCSHCGKRFIQSLHLKEHKRKHTGEKPFQCSQCGKSFIQSSHLKEHKRIHTGEKPFQCSECGKTFSQIGQLKYHERKHTGEKPHHCSQCGKGFRYSGHLKVHERTHTGEKPYQCSQCGKDFRHSGHLKDHEKIHTGEQPFQCSLCGKSFTHLGNLKMHEMTHTGEKPFHCSHCVKSFTQLGNLKTHEMTHTGEKPFHCSKCEKGFRTSGNLKTHEMSHTGEKPFQCSQCGKSFTQLASLKRHEGTHTG; from the exons ATGAGCTCACTAAGCTACTCCCTCCCTGCTAAAGAAGAAGAGGTCGGATGGACGGAGAAAGAAGATCTGTACATTGTCGTGAAAGAAGACGAGGAAGTGAAAAACGAGAAAGAGCcttttggagtgaaagaggaagaggggatagaggctgtcacagtggaaggagaggaggtagaagctttcagaatgaaaaaggaggaagaggaggctatcacattgaaagaagaggaggatgttaccGTGAAATACGAGAAAGAGCCTTTAGGAGTGAAACACGAAGATGGGATAGAGGCTGTcacagtggaagaggaggaggtagaagctttcagaatgaaaaaggaggaagaggaggctgttaaagtgaaagaagaagaggaggctgttatagtgaaagaagaaccttttagagaggaagaggatgctgtcacattgaaagaagaagaagagtatTTTATAGGGAAAGAAGAGAAAGGACCTTTTGGAATGAAAGACGAAGAGGAGACTGGAGATCTGATTAACACTA gagagagaccagactctcacCCTGACCGTGGGAAGAGTCCAGACCCAGAGACGACCAAACCAGCAAGACCATaccactgttcccagtgtggaaagagatttaTTCAGTCATCGCATTTGAaagaacatgagagaatacacacaggagaacagccattccaatgttcccagtgtggaaagagttttacaaaTGTAGGGAACCTGAAAACGCATGAgatgacacacacaggagagaagcctttccactgctcccagtgtggaaaaagGTTTACCCAGTTAGGGAATTTGAAAACACATGAGATGACACACACAGGCgagaagccttatcactgctcccattgtggaaagagttttagacACTCAGGGCATCTAAAAGTGCATGAAAGaacacacacgggagagaagccatatcaatgctcccaatgtggaaagggtTTTGGACACTCATGGCATCTTAAAGTGCATgaaagaacacacactggagagaagccgtatcaatgctcccagtgtggaaagggttttgGACACTCAGGGCATCTAAAAGTGCATgaaagaacacacactggagagaagccataTCAATGCTCTCACTGTGGAAAGAGATTTATCCAGTCATTGCACCTGAAAGAGCAtaagagaaaacacacaggagagaagcctttccaatgttctcagtgtggaaagagttttatccAGTCATCGCATCTGAAAGAGCATAAgaggatacacacaggagagaagccattcCAATGCTCTGAGTGTGGAAAGACTTTTAGCCAGATAGGGCAGCTGAAATATCATGAAAGAaaacatacaggggagaagcctcatcactgttcccagtgtggaaagggtttCAGATACTCAGGGCATCTAAAAGTGCATgaaagaacacacactggagagaagccgtatcaatgctcccagtgtggaaaggattTTAGACACTCAGGGCATCTTAAAGATCAtgagaaaatacacacaggagaacaACCATTCCAATGCTCtctgtgtggaaagagttttacccatttagggaacctgaaaatgcatgagatgacacacacaggagagaagccttttcactgctcccactgtgtaaaaagttttacccagttagggaACTTGAAAACGCATGAgatgacacacacaggagagaagcctttccactgctccaagtGTGAAAAGGGTTTTAGAACCTCTGGGAACCTGAAAACGCATGAAATgtcacacacaggagagaagcctttccaatgctcccaatgtggaaagagttttacccagttagCGAGCCTGAAAAGGCATGAAGGAACACACACGGGATAG
- the LOC139424284 gene encoding zinc finger protein 431-like isoform X2 — translation MSSLSYSLPAKEEEVGWTEKEDLYIVVKEDEEVKNEKEPFGVKEEEGIEAVTVEGEEVEAFRMKKEEEEAITLKEEEDVTVKYEKEPLGVKHEDGIEAVTVEEEEVEAFRMKKEEEEADAVTLKEEEEYFIGKEEKGPFGMKDEEETGDLINTTGERPDSHPDRGKSPDPETTKPARPYHCSQCGKRFIQSSHLKEHERIHTGEQPFQCSQCGKSFTNVGNLKTHEMTHTGEKPFHCSQCGKRFTQLGNLKTHEMTHTGEKPYHCSHCGKSFRHSGHLKVHERTHTGEKPYQCSQCGKGFGHSWHLKVHERTHTGEKPYQCSQCGKGFGHSGHLKVHERTHTGEKPYQCSHCGKRFIQSLHLKEHKRKHTGEKPFQCSQCGKSFIQSSHLKEHKRIHTGEKPFQCSECGKTFSQIGQLKYHERKHTGEKPHHCSQCGKGFRYSGHLKVHERTHTGEKPYQCSQCGKDFRHSGHLKDHEKIHTGEQPFQCSLCGKSFTHLGNLKMHEMTHTGEKPFHCSHCVKSFTQLGNLKTHEMTHTGEKPFHCSKCEKGFRTSGNLKTHEMSHTGEKPFQCSQCGKSFTQLASLKRHEGTHTG, via the exons ATGAGCTCACTAAGCTACTCCCTCCCTGCTAAAGAAGAAGAGGTCGGATGGACGGAGAAAGAAGATCTGTACATTGTCGTGAAAGAAGACGAGGAAGTGAAAAACGAGAAAGAGCcttttggagtgaaagaggaagaggggatagaggctgtcacagtggaaggagaggaggtagaagctttcagaatgaaaaaggaggaagaggaggctatcacattgaaagaagaggaggatgttaccGTGAAATACGAGAAAGAGCCTTTAGGAGTGAAACACGAAGATGGGATAGAGGCTGTcacagtggaagaggaggaggtagaagctttcagaatgaaaaaggaggaagaggaggct gatgctgtcacattgaaagaagaagaagagtatTTTATAGGGAAAGAAGAGAAAGGACCTTTTGGAATGAAAGACGAAGAGGAGACTGGAGATCTGATTAACACTA caggagagagaccagactctcacCCTGACCGTGGGAAGAGTCCAGACCCAGAGACGACCAAACCAGCAAGACCATaccactgttcccagtgtggaaagagatttaTTCAGTCATCGCATTTGAaagaacatgagagaatacacacaggagaacagccattccaatgttcccagtgtggaaagagttttacaaaTGTAGGGAACCTGAAAACGCATGAgatgacacacacaggagagaagcctttccactgctcccagtgtggaaaaagGTTTACCCAGTTAGGGAATTTGAAAACACATGAGATGACACACACAGGCgagaagccttatcactgctcccattgtggaaagagttttagacACTCAGGGCATCTAAAAGTGCATGAAAGaacacacacgggagagaagccatatcaatgctcccaatgtggaaagggtTTTGGACACTCATGGCATCTTAAAGTGCATgaaagaacacacactggagagaagccgtatcaatgctcccagtgtggaaagggttttgGACACTCAGGGCATCTAAAAGTGCATgaaagaacacacactggagagaagccataTCAATGCTCTCACTGTGGAAAGAGATTTATCCAGTCATTGCACCTGAAAGAGCAtaagagaaaacacacaggagagaagcctttccaatgttctcagtgtggaaagagttttatccAGTCATCGCATCTGAAAGAGCATAAgaggatacacacaggagagaagccattcCAATGCTCTGAGTGTGGAAAGACTTTTAGCCAGATAGGGCAGCTGAAATATCATGAAAGAaaacatacaggggagaagcctcatcactgttcccagtgtggaaagggtttCAGATACTCAGGGCATCTAAAAGTGCATgaaagaacacacactggagagaagccgtatcaatgctcccagtgtggaaaggattTTAGACACTCAGGGCATCTTAAAGATCAtgagaaaatacacacaggagaacaACCATTCCAATGCTCtctgtgtggaaagagttttacccatttagggaacctgaaaatgcatgagatgacacacacaggagagaagccttttcactgctcccactgtgtaaaaagttttacccagttagggaACTTGAAAACGCATGAgatgacacacacaggagagaagcctttccactgctccaagtGTGAAAAGGGTTTTAGAACCTCTGGGAACCTGAAAACGCATGAAATgtcacacacaggagagaagcctttccaatgctcccaatgtggaaagagttttacccagttagCGAGCCTGAAAAGGCATGAAGGAACACACACGGGATAG